The proteins below come from a single Dethiobacter alkaliphilus AHT 1 genomic window:
- the flgK gene encoding flagellar hook-associated protein FlgK has translation MSTFFGLNISRLGMQAQQKALEVTAHNVANANTPGYSRQVAGMSTTTPLPYPNGQGMLGSGVKVSQIARVRELFLDNQIRDEMHILGNWESRKEYLSQVEMIFMEPSDTGFNSVLSTFFDSWQELSLSPESSPARAALVENANFLVNSIQHTYTQLESVRADITKDIELKVNDLNSLAEQIKDLNQQITTLTAKGDSPNDLMDRRDLLLDNLAKMVNYDLHIADNGAVNIFIGGRPLVQQNIVNTLKTVEGTPEQNSEWLPGPQIVWSRDERPTQINSGEIAGLIATRDDDLRKYMEEFESMAWGLVDSINEYHNNGMDLTGEYGIDFFTGDHLKTIGVNKDIQNDLRKIAASTPPIPRGEDGSEEAPFKPAPGDGSNAVQISQLRNSRITVNSDAKNLRGRLELDDEGGTTFANFYRDTIARLGVDSQESIRMATNQTSLVEMMSDRRDSISGVSIDEEMANMVQFQLSYQASARVITTLDEIYDTLINRMVR, from the coding sequence ATGTCCACATTCTTTGGTTTAAATATCTCACGCCTGGGCATGCAGGCCCAGCAAAAAGCTCTGGAAGTAACAGCCCATAACGTGGCCAACGCCAACACCCCGGGCTACAGCCGCCAGGTGGCCGGCATGTCCACCACCACCCCTCTTCCGTATCCCAACGGACAAGGCATGCTGGGTAGCGGTGTCAAGGTAAGCCAAATTGCCCGTGTCCGCGAACTGTTTCTCGACAATCAAATCCGCGACGAAATGCACATCCTGGGTAACTGGGAAAGCCGCAAAGAATACTTAAGCCAAGTGGAAATGATCTTTATGGAACCTTCCGACACCGGCTTCAACTCCGTCCTCAGCACATTCTTTGACAGCTGGCAGGAACTGAGCCTGAGCCCGGAAAGCTCTCCGGCCCGTGCCGCCCTGGTTGAAAACGCCAACTTCCTGGTAAATTCCATCCAACATACCTACACACAATTGGAATCAGTCCGTGCCGACATCACAAAAGACATTGAGCTCAAGGTAAACGACTTAAACTCCCTTGCCGAACAAATCAAAGATTTAAACCAACAAATTACCACGCTGACAGCCAAAGGCGATAGCCCCAATGATTTAATGGACCGCCGCGACCTGCTCTTAGACAACCTGGCCAAAATGGTGAATTACGATCTGCACATTGCTGATAACGGTGCCGTCAACATCTTCATCGGAGGCCGCCCCCTTGTCCAGCAAAACATTGTAAATACCTTAAAGACAGTAGAGGGCACACCTGAACAAAACAGTGAGTGGCTACCAGGCCCGCAAATAGTCTGGTCCCGCGATGAACGCCCAACGCAAATTAACAGCGGCGAAATCGCCGGCCTGATTGCCACCAGAGACGATGACCTGCGCAAGTACATGGAAGAATTCGAAAGCATGGCCTGGGGTCTGGTTGACTCTATTAACGAGTACCACAATAACGGCATGGATCTAACCGGTGAATACGGTATAGATTTCTTCACAGGCGACCACCTGAAAACTATTGGGGTTAACAAAGATATTCAAAATGATCTGAGAAAAATAGCCGCCTCAACGCCACCGATTCCCCGGGGAGAAGATGGGTCAGAAGAAGCACCATTTAAACCTGCTCCCGGTGACGGCAGCAATGCCGTACAAATTTCTCAACTCCGCAACAGCCGGATCACCGTGAATTCAGATGCCAAAAACCTGAGGGGCCGCCTGGAACTGGATGACGAAGGCGGCACCACTTTCGCCAACTTCTACAGAGACACCATCGCCCGTTTGGGCGTGGACTCCCAGGAAAGTATCCGCATGGCAACCAACCAAACCTCCCTGGTAGAAATGATGTCTGATCGCCGAGACTCCATCTCCGGCGTCTCCATCGACGAAGAAATGGCCAATATGGTTCAGTTCCAGCTCTCCTACCAGGCCTCCGCCCGGGTTATCACCACCCTGGACGAGATCTACGACACTCTGATTAACCGTATGGTCCGCTAA
- the flgL gene encoding flagellar hook-associated protein FlgL → MRVTHQIIKNTVIRNVNRNLSTMNHYQNMLSSGKAINKPSEDPIAVSRILGYNTSLDNNEQYKRNIDTARSWIDTTEDALHGINEVLQRARELAVYGANDSLSPEDRRALAMEVDELTNVLVQFANTSYEGRNVFAGHQTTTVPFHRDGEGEVDYHGDEGAIRWEVAPNVIIQGNIDGESLFMHEDSQIFSRMNELKDALNRADTADINQSIADLSQSIDWVLDKRAAHGALSNGLELTENNNGAQKLNLTTLRSKLEDIDFAETFMNYSTMDTLYRASLSAGARIMVPSLVDFLR, encoded by the coding sequence ATGCGCGTAACCCATCAAATCATAAAAAACACGGTAATCCGTAATGTAAACCGCAACCTGAGTACCATGAACCACTATCAAAACATGCTCTCCTCCGGGAAGGCCATCAATAAACCCTCAGAAGATCCCATCGCCGTCTCCCGCATTCTGGGCTACAACACTTCCCTGGATAACAACGAGCAATACAAACGCAACATCGATACCGCCCGCTCCTGGATCGACACCACCGAAGACGCTCTACACGGCATTAACGAAGTCCTGCAGCGCGCCCGGGAACTGGCAGTGTACGGAGCCAACGACTCACTATCTCCGGAAGATCGTCGTGCTCTGGCCATGGAAGTGGATGAACTCACCAATGTCCTTGTCCAGTTTGCCAACACCAGCTACGAAGGCCGCAATGTCTTTGCCGGCCATCAAACAACCACCGTCCCCTTCCATCGGGACGGAGAAGGTGAAGTTGATTACCATGGCGATGAGGGAGCAATCAGGTGGGAGGTTGCCCCTAATGTTATAATTCAGGGCAATATCGACGGAGAAAGCCTGTTTATGCATGAAGATTCTCAGATATTTTCCCGTATGAATGAATTGAAAGATGCCCTGAATAGAGCTGATACCGCAGACATCAACCAATCCATTGCAGATTTATCCCAAAGCATTGACTGGGTTCTGGACAAGCGTGCCGCCCATGGCGCTCTCAGCAACGGCCTGGAACTCACCGAAAATAACAACGGTGCTCAAAAACTGAACCTGACAACTCTGCGCTCCAAACTGGAAGACATCGACTTTGCCGAAACATTTATGAATTACTCCACCATGGACACACTGTACAGAGCATCTCTTTCAGCCGGAGCCAGGATCATGGTACCCAGCCTGGTAGATTTCCTAAGATAA
- the fliW gene encoding flagellar assembly protein FliW, producing the protein MTKPSKLTLTMTPPLMGFEDTTTYTLQPLPDNACFFTLEAQDGPSFILTKPHFFFPDYRVQVKQSDLANIKAEGTEPDVYLIVTVPEKVSDMSANLMAPLLVNAQKGLACQHVMHDSPYSTRHYLFPPEKRRHCG; encoded by the coding sequence ATGACTAAACCAAGCAAGCTCACTTTAACAATGACCCCACCCCTGATGGGCTTTGAAGATACTACTACATACACCCTACAGCCCCTCCCTGATAACGCCTGCTTCTTTACCCTGGAAGCCCAAGACGGCCCCTCCTTTATCCTCACCAAACCCCATTTCTTTTTCCCCGACTACCGCGTGCAGGTAAAACAATCCGATTTGGCGAATATAAAAGCAGAGGGAACGGAACCGGATGTGTACCTGATTGTCACCGTACCGGAAAAGGTAAGTGACATGTCCGCCAACCTGATGGCGCCATTACTTGTGAACGCACAAAAAGGACTGGCCTGTCAACACGTAATGCACGACTCACCATACAGCACACGCCACTATCTTTTCCCTCCGGAAAAACGCCGCCATTGCGGCTAG
- the csrA gene encoding carbon storage regulator CsrA — protein MLVLTRKSGENLIIGDNITIKILEIKGDTVKIGIDAPKEVAIHREEVFEAIKEANRAAALSPKKIPTLPTPEE, from the coding sequence ATGCTCGTACTCACGCGTAAATCAGGAGAAAACCTGATAATCGGAGACAACATAACCATAAAAATCCTCGAAATCAAGGGAGACACGGTTAAAATAGGCATCGATGCCCCTAAAGAAGTGGCCATCCATCGTGAAGAAGTTTTTGAGGCCATCAAAGAGGCTAACCGCGCCGCAGCCCTGTCCCCCAAAAAAATACCAACACTGCCTACTCCTGAAGAATAA
- a CDS encoding bifunctional diguanylate cyclase/phosphohydrolase, whose amino-acid sequence MLDQSSIIMTSFAVSVVLFFLYSCLYGIERKRYMLSWSLGWLLLVVSYGARLAMFSYQETPLLLTVNYLSTLGSAVLIYIGVNDFLERSVKWWAYFLGGNVLLFAGVQIFALPSWIYLLSAAIFVGLLYWGAGVAFIRTKKFLGPIGYLVGIAFILWGLGIFFYPVVEVSFPASVSVFHVFVGSIGLAAALSLITGYFQKIRTDLLEGQRKIDYLTKYDKLTGLYNRSYFEEILQFMNCKENLPISLVVGDLDGLKLSNDIFGHHKGDELLVEAATLLRKFFRKEDIIARWGGDEFVILLPKTEYQVAWQVVERVKECFGQITFEDIPVNISLGVATKGVVSEDMHSVFKRAEEEMYNNKLQENKNFRSRLIKFIVQELQKRGYQTTEHTKRLKKTAGDIGESLGLTKMQLSELSLVAELCDIGKIAVPDEIINKQGPLSPDEWAVVQGHCEAGYHIVRSCVDLSHIADAILYHHEWWNGKGYPLGLKGREIPLYSRIIAVAVAYDAMLEDRPYRQALGKCAALQELQRCSGTVFDPDIVSVFVEARDSDALCG is encoded by the coding sequence ATGTTAGATCAGTCCTCAATTATCATGACTTCTTTTGCAGTTTCGGTGGTTTTATTTTTTTTATATAGCTGTTTGTATGGTATTGAGCGAAAAAGATATATGCTGTCTTGGTCTCTGGGATGGTTATTGCTGGTGGTTAGTTATGGGGCAAGGCTTGCTATGTTCTCATACCAGGAAACGCCTTTGCTGTTGACAGTTAATTATCTGTCAACGTTGGGTAGTGCGGTACTGATTTATATTGGGGTAAATGATTTTCTGGAAAGAAGCGTTAAATGGTGGGCGTATTTTCTGGGGGGTAATGTGCTGTTGTTTGCAGGGGTGCAGATTTTTGCTTTACCCTCATGGATTTATTTGCTCTCAGCCGCTATATTTGTGGGACTGTTGTACTGGGGTGCGGGGGTGGCCTTTATTAGGACAAAGAAGTTTTTGGGGCCAATCGGTTACCTGGTGGGGATTGCTTTTATTTTGTGGGGCTTGGGCATCTTTTTCTATCCGGTTGTTGAGGTAAGCTTTCCTGCTTCTGTTTCGGTTTTCCATGTCTTTGTAGGGTCTATTGGGCTGGCTGCTGCCCTGAGCCTGATTACCGGCTATTTTCAGAAGATCAGAACGGATTTGTTAGAAGGACAAAGAAAAATTGATTATCTTACCAAATATGATAAGCTGACAGGTTTATATAATCGAAGCTATTTTGAAGAAATATTGCAGTTTATGAATTGTAAAGAAAATCTGCCCATTAGTTTAGTGGTTGGCGATTTGGACGGATTAAAGCTTAGTAACGATATTTTTGGTCACCATAAAGGGGACGAGCTGTTAGTAGAAGCAGCTACGTTGTTGCGGAAGTTTTTTAGGAAAGAAGATATTATTGCCCGGTGGGGTGGAGACGAGTTTGTTATTCTTTTGCCGAAAACAGAGTACCAGGTAGCCTGGCAGGTTGTTGAAAGGGTAAAAGAATGTTTTGGGCAGATTACTTTCGAAGATATCCCTGTGAATATCTCTTTGGGAGTGGCAACAAAGGGCGTTGTCTCCGAAGATATGCATAGTGTTTTTAAGAGAGCGGAAGAAGAGATGTATAATAATAAATTGCAGGAAAATAAGAACTTCCGCAGCAGGCTGATTAAGTTTATAGTGCAGGAGCTGCAGAAGAGGGGCTACCAGACCACAGAACATACTAAACGGCTGAAGAAGACAGCCGGTGATATTGGGGAGTCGCTGGGTTTAACAAAGATGCAGCTTTCAGAGCTCTCGCTGGTGGCTGAGCTGTGTGATATCGGAAAAATTGCTGTACCTGATGAAATAATCAATAAGCAAGGGCCGTTGAGCCCAGATGAATGGGCTGTTGTGCAAGGTCATTGTGAGGCCGGTTATCATATTGTTCGCTCCTGCGTTGATTTAAGCCATATTGCAGACGCTATTTTGTATCACCATGAGTGGTGGAATGGTAAAGGCTACCCACTGGGTTTGAAGGGAAGGGAAATTCCCTTATATTCCAGGATTATTGCGGTGGCTGTGGCTTATGATGCTATGTTGGAGGATAGGCCGTACAGGCAGGCTCTGGGCAAATGTGCCGCTTTGCAGGAGCTGCAGCGCTGCTCCGGGACAGTTTTCGATCCGGATATAGTGAGCGTTTTTGTGGAGGCAAGAGATTCTGATGCATTGTGTGGTTAA